A portion of the Halobacterium hubeiense genome contains these proteins:
- a CDS encoding SDR family oxidoreductase: MTTDFGAELEGQVAIVTGASSGIGEATAQSLASRGASVVLAARREDQLEELASKIEDEDGDALVVPTDVTDDEDIDNLVESTTDKYGRIDILVNNAGYMPLTHIADADRETLQTTIDVNLRGLITLTHAVIPTMLEQESGHIVNISSVAGRFLMANSSHYNAAKAGVKMFGDALRLDVAAEGIRVATIEPGSVATELMEDIPDEELKQEIEEYGASMRPLRPKDIARTITFVATQPDHVDINEVLIRPLDQVQP, translated from the coding sequence ATGACAACCGATTTCGGTGCTGAACTTGAGGGACAGGTCGCAATTGTTACCGGGGCATCGTCGGGCATCGGCGAAGCAACGGCTCAATCTCTCGCATCGCGGGGTGCGAGCGTCGTCCTTGCTGCGCGGCGCGAAGATCAACTCGAAGAACTCGCATCCAAGATAGAAGACGAAGACGGTGATGCACTCGTCGTTCCTACTGACGTCACAGATGACGAGGACATCGACAATCTTGTCGAGTCGACCACCGACAAATACGGTCGCATCGACATCCTCGTGAACAACGCGGGGTATATGCCACTGACACATATCGCGGATGCAGACCGTGAAACCCTCCAAACCACTATCGACGTCAATCTCCGGGGGCTCATCACCCTCACGCACGCCGTCATTCCGACGATGCTAGAACAAGAGAGCGGACACATCGTCAATATCTCCTCGGTCGCCGGCCGGTTCCTGATGGCAAACTCGTCGCACTACAATGCGGCGAAAGCCGGTGTGAAGATGTTTGGCGATGCACTCCGTCTGGATGTTGCGGCGGAGGGTATCAGAGTGGCGACAATCGAACCCGGGTCAGTTGCCACGGAACTCATGGAGGACATCCCCGACGAAGAACTCAAGCAGGAAATCGAAGAGTATGGTGCGTCGATGCGTCCACTCCGTCCCAAAGATATCGCTCGGACGATCACATTCGTCGCCACGCAACCAGACCACGTGGACATCAACGAGGTCCTGATCCGTCCACTCGATCAGGTCCAGCCCTAA
- a CDS encoding helix-turn-helix domain-containing protein, whose protein sequence is MTITAEIHLRSPLLPLVSVAELEQTDGVQCPHVIGLEQGLQQLVVEINAAEPLSEETLLELDDVIEATNLGTARGKEVYKLSVVLRELIAEAFKNTPDAGLVDAIQITPEGWYEQKVFKDYPAFNTFRTSCEEHGISVEIGSITQDSSTSEESAPYGLTERQYEALSLAMSRGYYEQPRQTSARELADELGISQPSLSDLLGRAERQLITATLGPSPRLEMLSQ, encoded by the coding sequence ATGACGATTACTGCTGAAATTCACCTCCGTTCACCGCTGTTGCCGCTCGTCAGCGTTGCCGAATTGGAACAGACTGACGGAGTACAATGCCCGCACGTGATCGGGCTGGAACAGGGCCTCCAACAGTTAGTTGTTGAGATTAATGCCGCTGAACCCCTCTCTGAGGAGACGCTCTTGGAACTCGATGACGTAATCGAAGCGACCAATCTCGGAACCGCGAGGGGAAAGGAGGTGTACAAGCTATCAGTCGTGCTTAGAGAGCTCATCGCGGAAGCGTTCAAGAATACCCCCGATGCGGGGCTTGTTGATGCAATACAGATCACCCCCGAGGGCTGGTACGAACAGAAAGTGTTCAAAGACTATCCCGCGTTTAACACGTTCAGGACGAGTTGTGAGGAACACGGCATCTCGGTCGAGATCGGCTCTATTACACAGGATTCCTCAACGTCCGAAGAATCGGCACCGTACGGATTGACGGAGCGACAGTACGAGGCACTGTCACTCGCTATGTCTCGTGGCTACTACGAACAGCCACGCCAGACGTCGGCGAGAGAACTCGCAGACGAGCTGGGGATCTCTCAACCCTCGTTGTCAGACCTTCTCGGCCGCGCTGAGCGCCAACTCATTACCGCGACACTTGGCCCCTCTCCCCGTCTGGAGATGCTTTCGCAGTAG
- a CDS encoding SDR family NAD(P)-dependent oxidoreductase, with the protein MSADFDSKLDGQVAIVTGASSGIGEATATALASRGASVVLAARRKNELEALADQIESAGGDSLPVPTDITEEDDIDALVETTLEEFDSIDVLVNNAGVMLLEPVERADRENFRQMVEVNLLGLMNLTHAALPVMQEQGAGHIVNVSSTAGRDANANNSGYSATKFGVNAFSESLRQEVTTEGIRTTIIEPGAVETELQEHVPDEEIKEQIEDGFLDSITPLQSEDIADAIAYAVTRPQHISINEMLIRPTDQQL; encoded by the coding sequence ATGTCAGCAGATTTCGATTCCAAACTTGATGGACAGGTGGCGATTGTGACTGGCGCGTCGTCCGGGATTGGAGAGGCCACGGCCACGGCCCTCGCTTCACGGGGGGCGAGCGTCGTTCTTGCCGCCCGCCGCAAGAATGAACTCGAAGCACTCGCCGATCAAATCGAATCGGCAGGCGGTGATTCACTCCCCGTTCCGACCGATATTACTGAAGAAGACGACATCGACGCACTTGTCGAAACGACTCTTGAGGAGTTCGACTCAATCGATGTCCTCGTGAACAACGCCGGGGTGATGTTGCTCGAACCCGTCGAACGAGCCGATCGTGAAAACTTCCGCCAGATGGTCGAAGTCAATCTGCTGGGACTGATGAACCTCACCCACGCCGCACTCCCAGTGATGCAGGAGCAGGGCGCTGGCCACATCGTTAACGTCTCTTCGACAGCCGGTCGGGACGCGAACGCGAATAACTCTGGCTACAGCGCGACGAAGTTCGGTGTCAACGCATTCTCTGAGTCTCTCCGGCAGGAAGTCACTACCGAGGGAATTCGAACGACAATCATCGAACCCGGCGCGGTTGAAACCGAGCTCCAAGAACACGTCCCTGACGAAGAAATTAAAGAACAGATTGAAGATGGCTTTCTCGACTCGATCACACCGCTCCAGAGCGAGGACATCGCAGATGCGATTGCGTACGCCGTGACCCGGCCTCAGCACATCAGTATCAATGAGATGCTCATCCGACCAACCGATCAACAGCTCTAA
- a CDS encoding zinc-dependent alcohol dehydrogenase family protein, which yields MKAATYRGPSDVRIEEHPTPEIEEPTDAVIRVTHTAICGSDLWFYRGQEDYEEGAPVGHEPMGIVEEVGKDVRYVEPGDRVFAGFAISCGECEFCRKGLHTACPNGGFWDGPGVGGAQAEKLRVPQANGTLVRVPDRYADDEDTLEALLPLTDVMGTGHHAAVCADVEAGDTAVVIGDGAVGLCAVLASKRLGAERVIAVGHHEDRLELAKEFGATETVSSRGEEAIEEIEELTYGGANHVLECVGAESSLETAATVARPGGSIGYVGVPHVEDPAFLEPLFFSNASFTGGPAPTRAYAEELMEDVLQGTLDPSPIFTKTVDLDGIPEGYEAMDEREAIKVMVNLDE from the coding sequence ATGAAGGCAGCAACCTACCGAGGTCCAAGCGATGTCCGTATTGAAGAACATCCCACCCCCGAAATAGAGGAACCGACAGACGCAGTCATCCGAGTTACGCACACTGCGATCTGTGGGTCGGATCTCTGGTTCTACCGTGGCCAAGAGGACTACGAAGAAGGCGCGCCTGTCGGCCACGAACCGATGGGGATCGTTGAGGAGGTCGGCAAAGATGTCCGGTATGTTGAACCAGGCGACCGCGTGTTCGCTGGGTTCGCTATCAGTTGCGGCGAATGCGAGTTCTGTCGCAAAGGACTCCACACTGCGTGTCCGAACGGCGGTTTCTGGGACGGCCCGGGAGTTGGTGGCGCACAGGCAGAGAAACTCCGTGTCCCACAGGCGAACGGTACGCTCGTTCGCGTTCCAGACCGGTACGCAGACGATGAGGACACGCTCGAAGCACTTCTTCCACTGACGGACGTGATGGGGACGGGGCATCACGCCGCCGTCTGCGCGGACGTTGAGGCCGGCGACACGGCCGTCGTCATCGGTGATGGTGCAGTCGGGCTCTGTGCTGTCCTCGCCTCGAAACGGCTCGGCGCGGAGCGCGTCATCGCAGTCGGCCACCACGAGGACCGTCTCGAACTCGCCAAAGAGTTTGGCGCGACAGAGACCGTCTCCAGCCGCGGCGAAGAAGCCATCGAGGAGATCGAAGAGCTCACGTACGGCGGTGCGAATCACGTCCTCGAATGCGTCGGTGCGGAATCCTCGCTGGAGACTGCCGCGACCGTCGCCCGCCCTGGAGGGAGCATCGGCTACGTCGGCGTGCCCCACGTCGAAGACCCGGCGTTCCTCGAACCACTGTTCTTCAGCAACGCCTCGTTCACCGGTGGCCCCGCTCCTACCCGAGCGTACGCCGAGGAACTCATGGAGGATGTTCTTCAGGGCACTCTGGATCCGTCACCCATCTTCACGAAGACCGTTGATCTCGATGGCATCCCGGAGGGATACGAGGCGATGGACGAGCGAGAGGCGATCAAGGTTATGGTGAATCTCGACGAATAA
- a CDS encoding DapH/DapD/GlmU-related protein, translated as MKAGEPVPLDDPEYPKVFEEVERTIGLTRKLNAATDVDEIRHYLGKIIREEVDESTTIFPPFHINVGKHTSLGRNVFINHACSFLDLGGITIEDEVLISANVSITSESHPVEPDRRKTLVPREVVVERNAWIGAGATILPDVTIGENSVVAAGAVVTKDVPANTVVAGVPAEVVRKL; from the coding sequence ATGAAAGCCGGTGAGCCGGTCCCACTAGACGACCCGGAGTATCCGAAGGTCTTCGAGGAAGTAGAGAGAACGATAGGCCTGACGAGGAAGCTGAATGCGGCGACAGACGTCGACGAAATACGGCACTACCTGGGGAAGATTATTCGGGAAGAAGTCGACGAGAGCACCACGATTTTTCCACCGTTTCACATCAACGTTGGAAAACACACCAGCCTAGGGCGTAACGTCTTTATCAATCACGCCTGCTCGTTTCTGGACTTGGGAGGTATCACCATCGAAGACGAGGTCCTGATCAGTGCGAACGTGAGTATTACATCCGAAAGTCACCCGGTGGAACCGGATCGTCGAAAGACGTTGGTGCCAAGGGAGGTCGTTGTCGAACGCAATGCGTGGATTGGTGCCGGGGCGACGATATTGCCCGACGTAACGATCGGTGAAAATTCGGTAGTAGCCGCCGGTGCCGTAGTAACGAAAGACGTGCCTGCCAACACCGTCGTCGCGGGAGTGCCGGCAGAAGTAGTTCGGAAACTGTAA
- a CDS encoding aldo/keto reductase yields MVRFFPVRGRNVGNVHGSDLIEDSQLLESDAILKVHLNIFTVFRSTAQMYGNEDAVGAAVEKADIARDEVFVVTKTLSRNLAYDDLHDSFEDSLDRLKMESVDLLLIHEPSRSVPVEESIRAMNELQEAGRVRHIGVSNFSIRQLREAEAASDTPIVTNQVEYHPFTDQSQLLEHCVDNNIMLTAYSPLAVGRRLENETLVRIGERYGKSPAQVARRWLIQQENVSAIPKASKRQHQEENIDIFDFELTTTEMDAIFDL; encoded by the coding sequence GTGGTCCGATTCTTCCCTGTCCGCGGACGGAACGTTGGAAACGTCCATGGTTCAGATCTAATTGAGGACAGTCAGTTGCTTGAGTCCGATGCTATCTTGAAAGTTCATTTAAATATTTTCACTGTGTTCCGAAGCACGGCGCAAATGTATGGGAATGAAGACGCGGTTGGAGCTGCCGTCGAGAAAGCAGACATCGCCCGCGACGAGGTATTCGTGGTGACGAAAACTCTCAGTCGAAATCTCGCGTACGACGACCTCCATGACTCTTTTGAGGACAGTTTGGATCGACTCAAAATGGAGTCTGTCGATCTGTTACTGATTCACGAACCGAGTCGGAGCGTCCCAGTCGAGGAGTCGATCAGGGCGATGAATGAGTTACAAGAAGCGGGGCGCGTCCGACATATTGGTGTGAGCAATTTCTCCATTCGGCAACTGCGCGAAGCCGAAGCAGCATCAGATACGCCCATAGTCACGAACCAGGTCGAGTATCACCCATTCACAGACCAATCGCAACTCTTGGAACACTGCGTGGATAATAACATAATGCTGACCGCGTACAGTCCGTTGGCCGTCGGGAGAAGGCTCGAAAACGAGACCCTGGTTCGAATCGGCGAACGGTACGGGAAGTCCCCGGCACAAGTCGCGCGTCGCTGGCTGATACAGCAGGAGAACGTGTCTGCCATACCGAAAGCCTCGAAGCGGCAGCACCAAGAGGAGAATATTGACATCTTCGACTTCGAGCTAACTACCACTGAAATGGACGCGATCTTCGACCTTTAA
- a CDS encoding cupin domain-containing protein — MDVSNVPSADREESDHPVQVGSPLITDGLESAFDGTTVSAAEVTFRPGERTKFHAHAGVQILYVTGGIGMVGNREEECEVSEGDLVIFEPGEEHWHGTSEDADSEFSHVYFLAEPDEGELEIQEVP; from the coding sequence ATGGACGTTTCCAACGTTCCGTCCGCGGACAGGGAAGAATCGGACCACCCAGTGCAGGTCGGCTCGCCGCTGATTACGGACGGCCTCGAGAGTGCCTTCGACGGGACGACCGTCAGCGCCGCGGAAGTGACCTTCCGCCCGGGCGAGCGCACCAAGTTTCACGCCCACGCCGGCGTGCAGATTCTGTACGTTACTGGAGGTATCGGGATGGTCGGCAACCGCGAGGAAGAATGTGAAGTGTCGGAAGGCGATCTGGTTATCTTCGAACCCGGGGAGGAACACTGGCACGGGACGAGCGAGGATGCCGACAGCGAGTTCAGCCACGTCTATTTCCTCGCCGAACCCGACGAGGGCGAATTAGAGATTCAGGAGGTGCCCTAA